A region of Rhodamnia argentea isolate NSW1041297 chromosome 9, ASM2092103v1, whole genome shotgun sequence DNA encodes the following proteins:
- the LOC115737069 gene encoding subtilisin-like protease: MEENRCAKLPAAAFFLVGFICSFGFYPAFAKTVLEHEQAVLSTYIVHVSKPDGKVFARSEDLQSWYQSFLPQTTANLDQTKRMVHSYKNVITGFAAKMTAAEAKELVKSDAVVYAKQEKIFSLHTTHSPSFLGLNPGVGFWKNSTFGEGVIIGLLDTGITPGHPSFDDEGMSPPPAKWKGKCDFNTTSCNNKLIGARNLADSTSPATDEDGHGTHTSSTAAGNFVKNANVLGQATGTAVGIAPRAHVAMYLVCSDHGCTESGILAGMDAAIEDGVDVLSLSLGGGSAPFYADSIAVGAFSAIQKGIFVSCSAGNSGPVNASLSNEAPWILTVGASTIDRTIKATAKLGNGAEYDGESLFQPKDFGSALPLVYAGANGNQTSAFCAEGSLRNSDVQGKVVLCDRGGGIARIAKGQEVKDAGGAAMILTNDELDGYSTIADPHVLPATHIPYTDGLKIKAYINSTSNPTATILFKGTIIGNSDAPAVTSFSSRGPNFQSPGILKPDIIGPGVSILAAWPFSLDNSTATSATFNIISGTSMSCPHLSGIAALLKSAHPDWSPAAIKSAIMTTAYQMNLGSKPIIDETLLPADIFAVGAGHVNPPKAVDPGLIYDIKADDYIPYLCGLGYSASNIEAITQKKVKCSQIKSIPEAQLNYPSFSIILGSSGQNYSRTVTNVGPADSSYTYKVDAPEGVDVTVYPSEIKFSMAVQTATYTVGFSRSSGGSVAKPFAPGSLTWVSSDHSVRSPIAVTFT, translated from the coding sequence atggaggaaaaccGATGTGCGAAGTTGCCGGCGGCGGCTTTCTTTCTTGTTGGTTTCATTTGCTCTTTCGGTTTTTATCCGGCTTTTGCCAAAACTGTTCTTGAACATGAACAAGCTGTCCTGTCCACATATATTGTCCATGTTAGCAAACCTGACGGCAAAGTTTTTGCGCGATCAGAGGATCTACAAAGCTGGTACCAATCATTCCTGCCCCAGACGACAGCGAATTTGGATCAGACAAAGCGTATGGTCCATTCCTACAAGAATGTGATCACGGGATTCGCGGCAAAGATGACCGCCGCCGAGGCTAAGGAGCTTGTGAAGTCAGATGCGGTTGTGTATGCAAAGCAAGAGAAGATTTTCTCGTTGCACACGACTCACTCACCCTCCTTCTTGGGCTTGAACCCGGGGGTGGGGTTCTGGAAAAACTCGACTTTCGGCGAGGGCGTGATCATCGGACTCCTGGACACAGGGATAACGCCGGGTCACCCTTCGTTCGATGATGAAGGAATGTCCCCTCCCCCCGCTAAATGGAAAGGGAAGTGTGATTTCAATACAACTTCCTGCAATAACAAGCTCATCGGTGCGAGAAATTTAGCGGACTCTACTTCGCCAGCGACCGATGAGGATGGGCACGGCACCCACACTTCCAGCACAGCAGCGGGCAATTTTGTAAAGAATGCCAATGTCCTGGGACAAGCCACTGGCACTGCAGTCGGGATCGCTCCTCGTGCCCACGTGGCAATGTACCTGGTGTGCTCCGATCATGGCTGCACTGAGAGCGGCATACTGGCCGGTATGGACGCTGCTATCGAGGATGGTGTCGATgtactctccctctctcttggtGGAGGTTCGGCTCCCTTCTATGCCGACTCGATCGCTGTGGGGGCATTTTCTGCGATTCAAAAGGGAATCTTCGTGAGCTGCTCAGCGGGTAATAGTGGCCCGGTCAACGCTTCCCTGTCGAATGAGGCTCCATGGATTCTCACCGTAGGTGCAAGCACTATTGATAGGACCATAAAAGCTACTGCTAAGCTAGGAAATGGCGCAGAGTACGACGGCGAATCCCTTTTCCAGCCCAAGGACTTTGGATCGGCTTTACCACTTGTGTATGCAGGCGCGAATGGAAACCAAACATCGGCATTTTGTGCTGAAGGATCGTTACGGAACTCGGACGTGCAAGGAAAGGTGGTCTTGTGCGACAGAGGTGGGGGAATTGCAAGAATCGCCAAAGGGCAAGAAGTGAAGGATGCCGGTGGTGCTGCCATGATTCTGACGAACGATGAACTGGATGGCTACAGCACAATAGCTGACCCTCATGTCCTTCCCGCAACCCACATACCTTACACTGACGGTCTGAAAATCAAGGCCTACATCAACTCAACATCCAATCCGACAGCCACCATTTTGTTCAAAGGAACAATTATTGGGAATTCCGATGCGCCAGCAGTGACATCCTTCTCTTCCAGGGGTCCCAACTTTCAGAGTCCTGGAATCCTGAAACCGGACATAATAGGTCCAGGAGTCAGCATCCTAGCAGCCTGGCCATTCTCTCTCGATAACAGCACGGCTACCAGTGCGACCTTCAACATCATCTCTGGAACCTCCATGTCGTGCCCTCATCTCAGCGGCATTGCAGCTCTGCTGAAGAGCGCTCACCCTGATTGGTCACCTGCCGCCATAAAATCCGCAATCATGACCACTGCATATCAAATGAACCTTGGAAGTAAGCCAATCATCGATGAAACCCTTCTTCCAGCTGACATCTTTGCTGTAGGCGCTGGCCACGTGAATCCACCCAAAGCCGTCGATCCAGGCCTTATTTATGACATCAAGGCCGACGACTACATCCCTTATTTATGTGGTTTGGGATACTCGGCTTCCAATATAGAAGCCATCACACAGAAAAAGGTCAAATGCTCACAAATAAAAAGCATACCTGAAGCACAGCTGAATTACCCATCGTTCAGCATAATTCTGGGTTCTAGCGGCCAGAACTATTCTAGGACAGTTACGAATGTCGGGCCCGCTGACTCCTCGTACACATACAAGGTTGATGCACCGGAAGGTGTCGATGTCACGGTGTATCCTTCTGAGATCAAGTTCAGTATGGCAGTGCAAACGGCAACGTATACTGTGGGGTTCAGCAGAAGTTCTGGTGGGAGCGTTGCTAAGCCATTTGCGCCAGGATCCCTGACATGGGTTTCTTCAGATCACTCCGTGAGAAGCCCCATTGCCGTTACATTCACATGA